The proteins below are encoded in one region of uncultured Eubacteriales bacterium:
- the gerKA gene encoding Spore germination protein KA, protein MRFIKKLTWLYQEQHKQKRETDESTESEENNPRILSQSLQNNLDIIKAKFGESSDLIIREFTFGKDRNGEVRAALIFLDGLANLPMINDSIIKPLMHDSRLSHAEESADISSMNEIRDRLLAVGEVKTVYTYDEVTEACLSGNAVLMAESFCKALDIGAKGWDKRAVTEPTSETAIRAPREGFTENLRTNTSMIRRKIKDPALKIHATVIGRRTHTQINILYMDGIADPALVREVEHRLNKIDTDAILATGYVEQYIEDSAFSIFPTIWCSEKPDAVAGKLLEGRVAVAVDGAPFVMTVPMLFIENFQSAEDYITRSYYATLMRILRLIAFFISLFAPALYIALATYHQELIPTTLLFTMAASSEGTPFPASVEIGVMLLIFLILREAGIRMPRPIGQTVSIVGALVMGEAAVQAGVVGAPVVIIIAMTAVSSFAIPFVADATSILAWFLLIMAATMGSFGITIGTFIILVHLASLRSFGAHYLAPFAPFQKADLKDTAVRVPIWAMRTRPKATNPQNLIRRNMQAANDPAANEDHRSEES, encoded by the coding sequence ATGCGTTTTATAAAAAAACTGACCTGGTTATATCAGGAACAGCATAAACAAAAACGTGAAACGGATGAAAGCACTGAGAGCGAAGAAAATAACCCACGCATTCTTTCCCAAAGCCTTCAAAATAACCTGGATATCATCAAAGCTAAATTTGGTGAGAGTTCTGATCTAATTATCCGTGAATTCACCTTCGGCAAAGATAGGAATGGAGAGGTTAGGGCTGCGCTGATTTTTCTGGATGGGCTGGCAAACCTCCCAATGATAAACGACAGCATCATAAAGCCGCTGATGCACGATAGCCGGCTTTCTCATGCAGAGGAATCGGCCGATATTTCGAGCATGAACGAAATTAGGGACAGGCTGCTGGCTGTTGGAGAGGTAAAAACCGTCTATACGTATGATGAGGTGACGGAGGCGTGCCTGTCGGGTAACGCTGTTCTCATGGCCGAAAGTTTTTGTAAAGCCCTTGATATCGGCGCAAAGGGATGGGACAAAAGGGCGGTTACCGAACCGACCAGTGAAACAGCCATTCGGGCTCCACGGGAAGGCTTTACTGAGAATCTGCGGACGAATACATCTATGATTCGCAGAAAGATCAAAGATCCGGCACTTAAAATCCATGCTACCGTTATCGGAAGGCGAACACACACGCAGATAAATATTCTGTATATGGATGGAATCGCAGATCCGGCTTTGGTTCGTGAGGTTGAGCACAGGCTGAATAAGATAGATACCGATGCGATACTCGCTACGGGTTATGTGGAGCAGTATATCGAAGATTCGGCGTTCTCAATTTTTCCAACCATTTGGTGCAGCGAAAAACCGGACGCCGTTGCCGGTAAACTGCTGGAAGGGCGGGTTGCCGTTGCCGTGGACGGGGCTCCTTTTGTAATGACGGTGCCCATGCTGTTTATAGAAAATTTCCAAAGCGCAGAGGACTATATTACGCGCAGTTATTATGCAACGCTGATGCGCATCTTGCGCTTGATCGCTTTTTTTATCAGTCTATTTGCTCCTGCCCTGTATATAGCACTTGCCACCTATCATCAGGAACTAATCCCAACCACCTTACTGTTTACGATGGCTGCGTCCAGCGAGGGAACACCATTTCCGGCATCAGTGGAGATAGGCGTGATGCTGCTTATCTTTTTAATCCTACGGGAAGCTGGTATCCGTATGCCCCGGCCAATTGGTCAGACAGTCAGCATCGTAGGCGCTCTTGTCATGGGTGAAGCGGCTGTTCAGGCCGGAGTAGTGGGGGCCCCGGTTGTCATTATCATCGCAATGACTGCTGTATCAAGCTTTGCAATTCCTTTTGTTGCCGACGCTACTTCTATTTTGGCATGGTTTCTGCTGATCATGGCAGCGACCATGGGGAGCTTTGGCATCACCATAGGCACGTTCATCATACTTGTACACCTTGCCTCTCTCCGATCCTTCGGCGCGCATTACCTGGCGCCTTTTGCTCCGTTCCAAAAGGCCGATCTGAAGGATACTGCGGTGCGTGTCCCGATATGGGCCATGCGCACTCGTCCAAAGGCAACAAACCCACAGAATTTAATACGGCGGAATATGCAGGCGGCAAACGATCCGGCCGCTAATGAGGACCATCGGAGTGAAGAATCATGA
- a CDS encoding conserved hypothetical protein (Evidence 4 : Homologs of previously reported genes of unknown function), with protein sequence MNLVLVLLAFAGIGVADLPEMVKTKRWRDLTIYCVLFLLVLTLGVLIAMGVKIPSPIKAIQAFYRDVLHLSFKMP encoded by the coding sequence ATGAATTTGGTGCTGGTGCTCTTAGCCTTTGCCGGTATCGGTGTGGCCGATTTGCCTGAAATGGTAAAAACCAAGCGGTGGCGTGACCTTACTATTTATTGTGTACTCTTTCTGCTGGTGCTTACACTTGGCGTGCTTATTGCCATGGGTGTCAAGATACCAAGCCCGATTAAAGCGATTCAAGCATTCTATCGGGATGTCCTGCACCTAAGTTTCAAAATGCCTTGA
- a CDS encoding putative Spore germination protein, amino acid permease (Evidence 3 : Function proposed based on presence of conserved amino acid motif, structural feature or limited homology) — protein MKVERGSISSNDLMFAVFCFMQATVLRSGYIISVTRQDSWAMAITGFLFSLSFMAIYAMLLQKFPGKNLFEIDNIVLGPIFGKIISALYLFFFVSLAALNTRDLGNFVIDYMMPETPIAAVIVVFLIGCAYSIHKGIKNLMQLSTMICIVTVVAVIINTILVLKDIEPGFLKPLFQLEPIKYVKATVSVGAVPMGEILAFMMLTPMLGKDTKAAKPFLFGLILSTISMVIVILRDIVILGPLVSIVSLPSFESVRYISVSGVLTRMESIYAVILIFLFLFKTSILLYAFALGLTQILSQKSSLPVDIDTENQACETGRLLRQKSYPPLLLVSTALVLFYSLFVFESVMENMDWGATTAPFFSLTFELLLPAITLLTAYIQKRGSPREVKA, from the coding sequence ATGAAGGTTGAAAGGGGAAGTATATCCTCGAATGATTTAATGTTTGCAGTGTTTTGTTTTATGCAGGCCACTGTACTGCGTTCCGGATATATTATCAGCGTCACCCGGCAGGATTCCTGGGCTATGGCGATCACGGGGTTTTTGTTTTCTCTTTCATTTATGGCCATTTACGCCATGCTTCTACAAAAATTTCCCGGGAAGAACTTGTTTGAGATCGACAATATCGTACTCGGACCAATTTTTGGGAAAATAATTTCTGCACTGTACCTGTTCTTCTTTGTGTCCCTCGCAGCGCTTAATACGCGTGATCTCGGGAATTTTGTAATAGACTATATGATGCCGGAAACACCGATAGCAGCGGTTATCGTTGTATTCCTGATTGGGTGTGCCTATTCGATTCACAAGGGAATTAAAAATCTCATGCAGTTATCCACAATGATTTGTATTGTTACCGTAGTGGCAGTGATTATTAATACTATTTTGGTGCTTAAAGACATTGAACCCGGGTTTTTGAAACCGCTTTTTCAACTGGAACCTATCAAATATGTTAAGGCTACAGTCTCCGTGGGCGCGGTTCCGATGGGGGAGATATTGGCTTTCATGATGCTCACTCCCATGCTGGGAAAGGATACAAAAGCCGCAAAGCCGTTTCTTTTTGGCTTGATCCTCTCGACCATATCTATGGTGATCGTTATTTTGCGTGATATCGTAATATTGGGACCTCTTGTTTCAATCGTGTCGCTGCCATCCTTTGAATCGGTACGTTATATTAGCGTTTCGGGAGTTCTCACCCGGATGGAGAGTATCTATGCGGTAATATTAATATTCTTATTTTTATTTAAGACAAGCATCTTATTATATGCTTTTGCGTTGGGGCTGACTCAAATACTGAGCCAGAAAAGCAGTCTGCCCGTGGATATCGATACCGAAAACCAAGCCTGCGAAACAGGACGGCTTCTGCGTCAGAAAAGTTACCCGCCTCTCTTGCTTGTTTCTACGGCACTCGTGCTCTTCTATTCCCTCTTTGTCTTTGAATCCGTGATGGAAAATATGGATTGGGGCGCGACGACGGCTCCTTTCTTTTCATTAACCTTTGAGCTTCTGCTGCCAGCTATAACTTTGCTGACGGCCTATATACAAAAGCGCGGCAGCCCCCGGGAGGTAAAAGCATGA
- a CDS encoding conserved hypothetical protein (Evidence 4 : Homologs of previously reported genes of unknown function), with the protein MADSSRAKEIAMANDNNTLVKSEWYIMERLWETAPRTYVQLCHDLKVNPGWSRSTVQTMLERMTEKGILRYEVVGRAKQYYPNIARDDAAIAETRSLLDRAFEGSASLMMSTLVRKKQLTKDEINELYAILQEAEVQK; encoded by the coding sequence ATGGCTGACAGTAGTCGTGCAAAGGAGATTGCGATGGCAAACGATAACAATACGCTTGTAAAAAGCGAATGGTACATCATGGAGAGACTTTGGGAAACCGCTCCCCGCACTTATGTGCAGCTCTGCCATGACTTAAAAGTGAATCCCGGTTGGAGCCGCAGTACAGTACAAACCATGCTGGAGCGCATGACAGAAAAAGGGATTCTCCGTTATGAAGTGGTAGGACGGGCAAAACAGTATTATCCAAATATAGCGCGGGACGATGCTGCGATTGCCGAAACGCGCTCCTTATTGGATCGAGCCTTTGAAGGCTCGGCCAGCCTCATGATGAGCACACTGGTTCGCAAAAAGCAGCTTACCAAAGATGAAATCAACGAGCTTTATGCGATTTTGCAAGAGGCAGAGGTGCAAAAATGA
- a CDS encoding Dipicolinate synthase subunit A (fragment), whose protein sequence is MFRRGYTANAPPTAEGAVQIAMEELPITLQGARVLVIGYGRVGRLVAHRFAAMGAKVSVAARKFSDLAWAEAMGYGVEQTGALVGWLCAYDLVVNTVPARVLSEKELRDLKPGCLVMDLASKPGGAGMGFG, encoded by the coding sequence ATGTTTAGGCGTGGCTATACCGCTAACGCGCCACCTACAGCGGAGGGGGCCGTTCAGATTGCCATGGAGGAGCTGCCCATTACGCTCCAAGGCGCACGGGTGCTGGTCATCGGCTATGGGCGGGTGGGAAGGCTGGTGGCCCACCGCTTTGCCGCCATGGGGGCCAAGGTCAGCGTGGCGGCCCGTAAATTCTCCGACCTAGCCTGGGCGGAGGCCATGGGGTACGGTGTGGAGCAGACCGGCGCCCTTGTGGGCTGGCTGTGCGCGTACGACCTGGTGGTCAACACCGTCCCTGCCCGGGTCCTCTCCGAAAAGGAGCTCCGGGACTTAAAGCCCGGCTGCCTCGTCATGGACCTAGCCTCCAAGCCGGGCGGGGCGGGTATGGGGTTTGGATAA
- a CDS encoding putative Germination protein, Ger(X)C family (Evidence 3 : Function proposed based on presence of conserved amino acid motif, structural feature or limited homology) codes for MTKRAMKIAGRAFWPLSSPTSYQCPKNVRRAAGLLSCVLLVLCLNACWSQRELNKLAIVVGTGLDVGDEPDTLKITAQVVKASEIGSGSPGKGKTSEGKAYVNISYTDKSVLSAVREITHMQNRRLYFSHSDVLIFSSDLAKLDMAEGLDAFTRDYEARMNIYILISKGSASEILKEDVDLEKAPALHISGMMENQESNSETVVVTLRDFMIATLSESTAPVAPMIDLYESDGKKYARLEGTAVFKQGKLIGELDKAQTRGLLWVMDKAKSGATTVDTQWGQVVLEMLHSSSSLKPVKTKEGGIRMQLTINVDGTIESNETTEDMSRLENVELLKEKMKEDIRSDIESSLSQAREFSADIFGFGEAIRREYPEEWKEMKGNWEDVFPKIELDVQVNVELRSTGGLTKPGVPGGAK; via the coding sequence ATGACAAAACGAGCCATGAAAATAGCCGGGAGGGCTTTTTGGCCATTATCCTCACCGACTTCCTATCAATGTCCCAAAAACGTACGCCGCGCTGCCGGGCTTTTATCCTGTGTACTGCTGGTGCTATGTCTGAATGCCTGCTGGAGCCAAAGGGAACTAAATAAACTGGCCATTGTAGTCGGTACCGGACTGGATGTGGGCGATGAACCGGACACATTGAAAATAACCGCGCAGGTAGTCAAGGCATCGGAGATTGGGTCGGGTTCGCCTGGGAAAGGCAAAACGTCTGAAGGGAAAGCTTATGTGAATATCAGTTATACAGACAAAAGCGTGCTTTCCGCCGTGAGAGAAATTACGCATATGCAAAACCGGAGGCTCTATTTCTCGCATAGTGACGTGCTCATTTTTAGTAGTGATCTGGCAAAATTGGACATGGCGGAAGGGCTGGATGCATTTACGCGTGATTATGAGGCACGTATGAACATCTATATCCTGATTTCAAAAGGCAGCGCATCAGAGATATTGAAAGAGGATGTGGATCTGGAAAAAGCACCTGCACTGCATATTTCCGGTATGATGGAGAATCAAGAATCCAACTCGGAAACCGTAGTTGTAACCCTGCGCGATTTTATGATTGCTACTTTGAGTGAGTCCACAGCCCCTGTAGCCCCGATGATAGACCTATACGAATCGGATGGGAAGAAATATGCAAGACTTGAAGGCACTGCGGTTTTCAAGCAGGGCAAACTAATTGGGGAGCTTGACAAAGCACAGACACGGGGGCTCCTATGGGTGATGGATAAAGCAAAAAGTGGTGCAACGACTGTGGATACACAATGGGGACAGGTCGTTTTGGAGATGCTCCATTCCAGCAGCAGTTTAAAGCCTGTCAAAACTAAGGAAGGCGGTATCCGGATGCAGCTTACCATCAATGTGGATGGGACAATCGAAAGCAATGAAACCACCGAAGATATGTCTCGCTTAGAAAACGTTGAACTGCTGAAGGAGAAAATGAAGGAGGATATCCGCTCAGATATTGAGAGTTCACTGTCGCAAGCAAGGGAATTCTCAGCCGATATATTCGGATTCGGAGAGGCGATTCGCCGTGAATATCCGGAAGAGTGGAAAGAAATGAAGGGCAACTGGGAAGATGTTTTTCCTAAAATCGAGTTGGATGTCCAGGTGAATGTAGAATTGCGTTCCACTGGCGGTCTGACGAAACCGGGGGTTCCCGGAGGTGCAAAATGA
- a CDS encoding hypothetical protein (Evidence 5 : No homology to any previously reported sequences) — protein MLYIENVRKKMYAIEAYIRLI, from the coding sequence ATGCTCTATATCGAAAATGTGCGAAAGAAAATGTACGCAATTGAGGCATATATACGGCTGATATAA
- a CDS encoding conserved hypothetical protein (Evidence 4 : Homologs of previously reported genes of unknown function) has protein sequence MKKFHGYPVICIYQETAPTLQEKMRAVLQSAVKEREPAWTYQK, from the coding sequence ATGAAAAAATTTCACGGCTATCCTGTCATTTGCATCTACCAAGAAACTGCCCCCACCCTACAGGAGAAAATGCGGGCCGTGCTCCAGAGCGCGGTAAAGGAGCGTGAGCCTGCATGGACTTACCAAAAGTAG
- a CDS encoding membrane hypothetical protein (Evidence 5 : No homology to any previously reported sequences), with translation MIETIISSSVLILIITLLRYLFRGKVSSQLQYALWALVALRLLLPFTLFESPVSVMNAVPDVQRYPAAVQPVPPVTSVNTTLPSETFPDLQNSPALSDGSAGTTNTVDEKVIARFVWLSGLMLSGVFFTASNILLSRKIKQNRRQIDAPQCPLPVYMVDGLPSPCLYGIVKPVLYVTPESLSDENRTRHVIAHELTHYRQKDHIWAFIRVLCLCVHWFNPLVWMAAVLSRRDSELACDEGTLRRIGPENRIEYGRTLIEMMTVPSKPSGLFCCATTMTDGKREMTERIKRIAKQPKTLIITLVIVPIIAVAATALTFGGAAKNPVALPDSSEVTGISIEQISVGKSLGAIQISQKADVETVLNALENTDKVLSESFNDAPDKGDYIQIDINGSAARRFYLYNNEETYYLEEPYVGVYRTDRQTIDTIAKVYSANGNTSLSVNVQALWKAKTPYVGDNSAVGKLLGLLPLPGGLLHDYFALRTTDDERGIEWVLKKEDNVSYGVQQLGQNALFLFALVDNLEDFYVTIDNPPDDGAAFHYTRSWANEIVGSDVREYAQSPDKLQELLGSPVSETPSYRIAKLENGEVVSEYPFDNAELADAAIMDIMVKSAAWDGTDITVLDDCYLIRQTFPSVNETHDYYAYLLKDGRAVMQSGMKGRYSILSQELYSELVVTWDTLAEDTWLVNTYTESVPRPDFDNMLWMTPDDENGYCVACYQDVSSEKIERYLQTLADDGWQTIRDLYEHTTLGSLYQKDNHTISLQFDGNQLVMYFSLQ, from the coding sequence ATGATTGAAACCATTATCTCATCCTCCGTGCTGATCCTGATTATCACTTTGCTTCGGTATCTTTTTCGAGGCAAAGTTTCTTCACAGCTGCAATATGCCTTGTGGGCACTTGTGGCACTTCGACTGCTGCTGCCGTTTACGCTATTTGAAAGTCCCGTCAGTGTAATGAATGCCGTACCGGATGTGCAGCGTTATCCGGCAGCCGTACAGCCTGTCCCTCCTGTAACCTCCGTAAATACCACGCTGCCGTCGGAGACTTTTCCTGATCTTCAAAACAGTCCTGCGCTATCTGATGGTTCAGCCGGAACAACGAATACTGTTGATGAAAAAGTGATTGCGCGATTTGTTTGGCTTAGCGGTTTAATGCTCAGCGGAGTGTTCTTCACTGCTTCCAACATTCTCCTGAGTCGAAAAATTAAGCAAAATAGACGGCAAATAGACGCTCCACAGTGCCCATTGCCCGTTTATATGGTCGATGGTTTACCCTCTCCATGCCTTTACGGCATCGTAAAACCCGTCCTTTACGTTACACCCGAAAGTCTGTCCGATGAAAATCGGACAAGACATGTGATTGCACATGAGCTGACGCATTACCGCCAAAAAGATCATATCTGGGCCTTCATCCGTGTCCTCTGCCTGTGCGTTCACTGGTTTAACCCGCTGGTGTGGATGGCCGCCGTACTGTCTCGCCGGGACAGCGAGCTTGCCTGTGACGAGGGAACGCTCCGCAGGATTGGCCCTGAAAACCGCATAGAGTATGGCAGAACGCTGATTGAAATGATGACCGTGCCGTCAAAGCCTTCCGGTTTATTCTGCTGCGCAACCACGATGACCGACGGCAAGAGAGAAATGACGGAGCGCATCAAGCGCATCGCAAAACAGCCGAAAACGCTGATCATAACGCTAGTTATTGTGCCGATCATTGCTGTGGCCGCCACTGCGCTTACCTTTGGAGGTGCTGCAAAGAATCCTGTCGCATTACCTGATAGCAGCGAAGTAACCGGCATCTCAATTGAGCAAATAAGTGTAGGAAAAAGCCTTGGAGCAATCCAAATCTCTCAAAAAGCGGATGTGGAAACTGTACTGAATGCCTTAGAAAACACCGATAAAGTCCTGAGTGAGTCCTTCAATGACGCGCCGGACAAAGGCGATTACATTCAGATCGATATCAACGGTTCTGCTGCACGACGGTTCTATCTCTACAACAATGAGGAAACATATTATTTGGAAGAACCTTACGTTGGGGTCTACAGGACAGATCGCCAGACAATTGATACCATTGCCAAGGTTTACTCAGCAAACGGTAATACGAGCCTTTCTGTTAATGTCCAGGCGCTATGGAAGGCTAAAACCCCATATGTGGGCGACAATTCAGCGGTAGGCAAGCTGCTGGGCCTGCTGCCTCTTCCCGGCGGCTTGCTGCACGACTACTTTGCACTGCGCACCACTGATGATGAGCGCGGTATCGAGTGGGTTCTAAAAAAGGAAGATAACGTTTCCTATGGCGTGCAGCAGCTTGGCCAAAATGCGCTGTTTCTCTTTGCGCTGGTTGATAATTTAGAGGACTTTTATGTGACGATTGACAATCCACCGGATGATGGCGCAGCATTTCACTATACCCGCTCATGGGCCAACGAAATCGTCGGCAGCGATGTGCGGGAATATGCACAAAGTCCGGATAAGCTTCAGGAACTCCTCGGTTCACCCGTGTCGGAAACGCCCTCCTACCGTATCGCGAAACTGGAAAACGGAGAGGTCGTATCTGAGTATCCCTTTGATAATGCGGAGCTTGCGGACGCGGCCATCATGGATATTATGGTAAAGTCCGCCGCCTGGGACGGCACGGATATTACCGTATTGGATGATTGCTACCTGATTCGCCAGACGTTTCCGAGTGTCAATGAGACCCATGACTACTACGCCTATTTACTGAAGGATGGCAGAGCGGTTATGCAGTCGGGCATGAAGGGGCGGTATAGCATTCTCTCGCAGGAGCTTTATTCGGAATTAGTCGTGACGTGGGATACGCTTGCGGAGGACACCTGGCTGGTAAATACTTATACTGAAAGCGTTCCGCGGCCGGATTTCGATAATATGCTATGGATGACGCCGGATGATGAAAACGGTTACTGCGTCGCTTGCTATCAGGATGTCAGCAGCGAGAAGATCGAACGTTATCTCCAGACATTGGCGGATGATGGATGGCAGACGATCCGAGATTTATATGAACATACTACCTTGGGTAGTCTCTACCAAAAAGATAACCACACTATTAGTCTTCAGTTTGACGGTAACCAATTGGTTATGTACTTTTCTCTGCAATAA
- a CDS encoding Alkaline phosphatase: MKRRLPSSLIALLLTVTVSAPAHAVGINDVKVQSPAKNVILLIPDGMSTDVVTLARWYQGGGTLNLDEMASGLVRTYSSDAAIADSAPAGTAYATGYKSHTGYVGVLPDVNSMPGLEPLDPSLKKAPVANILEASKLAGKATGLIATSEIMHATPADFSAHYASRKAYDILSMQQVHQDIDVVLGAGTEYFTPDGRSDGNDLLSLIQKNYQYADTPAEMNAVTSGKLWGMFADTSLDYDFDRDPAEQPSLSEMTQKAIDILSQDEDGFFLMVEGSKIDWAAHANDPIGLISDCLSFDAAVGVALDFAKKDGNTVVIACTDHGNSGVSIGDIATSNDYDKQPLSTFIDPLLKASLTGEGLEQVLNADRSNTVEVMAKYFGVTDLSQEEIAAIQTTKDGSMNYTAGPIIAKRAHIGFTTNGHTGEDVTLYVYAPKGIDQLTGTIENTDVARYMEKVMNVSLADTTEKLFVPARKAFEAKGATVSFDNTTDPSNPALMVIKGDTKLRIPINTNIAYVNGEEKKLDGITVFDGVGKTYVPQSAVALID, translated from the coding sequence ATGAAGAGAAGATTGCCAAGCAGTTTAATTGCGCTTTTGCTAACAGTCACAGTCTCAGCACCCGCCCATGCAGTGGGAATTAACGACGTTAAGGTTCAGTCTCCCGCCAAGAATGTGATCCTTCTGATTCCCGATGGAATGAGCACGGATGTCGTGACCCTGGCCCGTTGGTATCAGGGCGGCGGGACCCTCAATCTGGACGAGATGGCCTCTGGTCTTGTCAGAACCTATTCTTCCGATGCTGCGATTGCGGACTCCGCGCCTGCCGGGACTGCATATGCCACCGGGTATAAATCGCACACCGGATATGTTGGTGTATTGCCGGACGTTAATTCTATGCCCGGACTTGAGCCGCTTGATCCCTCTCTGAAAAAAGCTCCGGTGGCAAATATCCTCGAGGCCTCAAAGTTGGCTGGAAAGGCCACCGGCCTCATCGCAACCAGCGAAATCATGCATGCCACCCCGGCTGATTTTTCAGCACACTACGCCAGCCGCAAAGCCTATGACATCCTCTCTATGCAGCAGGTCCACCAGGACATTGATGTGGTTCTGGGTGCCGGCACCGAGTATTTCACCCCCGATGGCCGCAGCGACGGCAACGATTTGCTCTCGCTTATTCAAAAAAATTATCAGTATGCCGATACCCCCGCGGAAATGAACGCGGTTACTTCCGGAAAGCTCTGGGGCATGTTTGCCGATACCTCGTTGGACTATGATTTTGACCGCGACCCAGCGGAGCAGCCCTCTCTGTCCGAGATGACTCAAAAAGCCATTGATATTCTCTCCCAGGATGAGGACGGTTTCTTTTTGATGGTTGAGGGCAGCAAAATTGACTGGGCCGCCCATGCCAACGACCCCATTGGCCTGATCTCTGACTGCCTGTCCTTTGACGCGGCTGTCGGCGTTGCGCTGGACTTCGCGAAAAAAGACGGCAACACCGTTGTCATTGCCTGCACGGACCACGGCAACAGCGGCGTCAGTATTGGAGATATCGCTACCAGCAACGACTATGATAAACAGCCTCTCTCTACGTTTATCGATCCGCTTCTGAAAGCGTCTCTGACCGGTGAGGGGCTGGAGCAGGTGCTGAACGCCGACCGGAGCAATACCGTGGAGGTCATGGCCAAATACTTTGGCGTTACAGACCTGAGCCAGGAAGAAATTGCGGCAATTCAGACAACCAAAGACGGCTCTATGAACTATACAGCTGGCCCCATCATAGCCAAGCGCGCCCATATCGGCTTTACTACAAACGGGCATACCGGAGAGGATGTAACCCTTTATGTCTATGCACCCAAGGGCATAGACCAACTGACCGGTACGATTGAAAACACCGACGTGGCGCGTTATATGGAAAAGGTGATGAATGTAAGCCTGGCAGACACTACGGAGAAACTATTCGTACCCGCGCGCAAGGCCTTTGAGGCAAAAGGTGCAACCGTGAGCTTTGACAATACCACCGATCCCAGCAACCCCGCTCTTATGGTAATCAAGGGTGACACTAAGCTCCGAATCCCCATTAATACCAATATTGCTTATGTAAATGGCGAAGAAAAGAAACTGGACGGCATAACTGTTTTTGATGGCGTGGGAAAAACCTATGTTCCTCAGAGCGCTGTGGCGCTTATTGATTAA
- a CDS encoding hypothetical protein (Evidence 5 : No homology to any previously reported sequences): MRTIGVKNHDKTSHENSREGFLAIILTDFLSMSQKRTPRCRAFILCTAGAMSECLLEPKGTK; encoded by the coding sequence ATGAGGACCATCGGAGTGAAGAATCATGACAAAACGAGCCATGAAAATAGCCGGGAGGGCTTTTTGGCCATTATCCTCACCGACTTCCTATCAATGTCCCAAAAACGTACGCCGCGCTGCCGGGCTTTTATCCTGTGTACTGCTGGTGCTATGTCTGAATGCCTGCTGGAGCCAAAGGGAACTAAATAA